In Trifolium pratense cultivar HEN17-A07 linkage group LG7, ARS_RC_1.1, whole genome shotgun sequence, a genomic segment contains:
- the LOC123897099 gene encoding trigger factor-like gives MSQKMGAMEALLKNMYMQQNPHLSEEDVDNMIRNTLHGDDNSPIARSSTSTYAPAHLKVRNENDHDQDDDDPQDDDNPQDDDDAAAYDQEDNLDCSQNDPQDDEFQDGDEDQY, from the exons ATGTCACAGAAGATGGGAGCAATGGAAGCACTTTTAAAAAACATGTACATGCAACAAAATCCACATTTAAGTGAAGAAGATGTAGATAATATGATTAGAAATACTTTACATGGTGATGATAATAGTCCAATAGCACGTTCGTCGACATCGACATATGCTCCTGCTCATCTTAAG GTTAGAAATGAAAATGATCATGATCAAGATGATGATGATCCTCAAGATGATGATAATCCtcaagatgatgatgatgctgcTGCTTATGATCAAGAAGATAATCTTGATTGTTCTCAAAATGATCCTCAAGATGATGAATTTCAAGATGGTGATGAAGACCAATATTGA
- the LOC123897097 gene encoding homeobox-leucine zipper protein ATHB-13-like, producing MAFFPANFMLQTSHQEDHHHQPPPSLNSIITSCAPQDYHGGGVSFLGKRSMSFSGIELGEEANVEEELSDDGSQLGEKKRRLNMEQVKTLEKSFELGNKLEPERKMQLARALGLQPRQIAIWFQNRRARWKTKQLEKDYDVLKRQYDSIKADNDALQAQNQKLQTEILALKSREPTESINLNKETEGSSSNRSENSSDIKLDISTRTQAIDSPLSTQQTSINLFPSSSRPTGGVPHQLFQTNSRQDIQCQKIDHMVKEESLSNMFCAIDEQSGLWPWLEQQHFN from the exons ATGGCTTTTTTTCCAGCAAATTTCATGCTACAAACATCTCATCAAGAGGATCACCATCATCAACCTCCACCTTCACTCAACTCAATTATAACCTCATGTGCTCCTCAAGATTACCATG GAGGAGGAGTATCTTTTTTAGGAAAGAGATCTATGTCATTTTCTGGTAttgaacttggagaagaagcTAATGTCGAAGAAGAATTATCCGACGATGGATCACAATTAGGGGAGAAGAAAAGAAGGCTTAACATGGAACAAGTGAAGACACTTGAGAAGAGTTTTGAATTGGGAAACAAGCTTGAACCTGAGAGGAAAATGCAGCTAGCAAGGGCTCTTGGATTGCAACCAAGACAAATTGCTATATGGTTTCAAAACAGAAGGGCTAGGTGGAAGACAAAACAGTTGGAGAAAGACTATGATGTTCTTAAAAGACAATATGATTCTATTAAGGCTGATAATGATGCACTTCAAGCTCAGAACCAAAAACTTCAGACAGAG ATATTGGCTCTGAAAAGTAGAGAACCAACTGAATCGATCAACCTTAATAAAGAAACAGAAGGATCAAGCAGTAACAGAAGTGAAAACAGTTCAGATATCAAGTTAGATATTTCAACAAGGACACAAGCTATTGATAGTCCTTTATCTACTCAACAAACAAGCATAAATCTTTTTCCATCTTCTTCTAGACCAACAGGAGGAGTTCCTCATCAACTCTTTCAAACTAATTCAAGACAAGACATTCAGTGTCAAAAGATTGATCATATGGTCAAAGAAGAGAGTTTGAGTAACATGTTTTGTGCCATTGATGAACAATCTGGATTATGGCCATGGTTGGAGCAGCAACATTTCAATTGA
- the LOC123899594 gene encoding uncharacterized protein LOC123899594, which translates to MKKEANNKTNMKSHVKNQRGASSLELPQFKSSNELLAKRYKIKREEGMANLQQTNASITKVGAPSNKQNQPPTTQPFKLSMFATTAKTNLNLIKEPVTKPNPKKKISDNASRTQPNVIAERSVEKEVSMKKHKGLKIQDSKGQSLAQGRGPVPTQIQEPKEQPMKKTMIEDGSMERQQTGKNNYVGNGSLKAKEQPRKRVVVSGDESRVKEKPLKRIVVEDDSRARQESARKKSKRTPLCPSMLIDDYLKKNGKDVENEIRNLIEDEGDVVMEEQEENVDCEEAAETNETTKKRTRGPTLCLKIYARSLKQREEVTLDDDGDVIGPDDKTVAEFANFLGSIARNSDFCPLIYTNFKEMLKKETKNDHMDRKERIWRFVNRKYIIPDEGQKVVFITINRAWRHHKCDMKKKHFLKYTSMKERLKNRPESISENHFKKLLIYWKDSNVQAISQKNAVNRSKQKFRHRVGPTNFARIRAKMRAKKDGEVTQAEVFIETRKSQRGKEVDGETQVAIKHFTHYLGKKSLVVFVVMEKLPHHHH; encoded by the exons ATGAAAAAGGAAGCAAACAACAAGACAAATATGAAATCTCATGTCAAGAATCAAAGGGGTGCTTCCAGTTTGGAGCTTCCACAGTTCAAGTCAAGCAATGAATTATTGGCTAAGCGTTACAAAATCAAGCGTGAGGAGGGAATGGCCAATCTTCAACAAACGAATGCATCTATAACTAAAGTTGGAGCTCCTAGTAACAAACAAAATCAGCCACCAACTACTCAACCGTTCAAGTTATCTATGTTTGCAACAACTGCgaaaacaaatttgaatttgattaaaGAGCCAGTCACGAAGCCTaatccaaagaaaaaaatttcagaCAATGCGAGTAGGACTCAACCTAATGTTATTGCTGAAAGGAGTGTAGAAAAGGAAGTTTCCATGAAAAAACACAAAGGGTTGAAGATTCAAGATTCAAAAGGGCAAAGTTTGGCTCAAGGTAGAGGACCGGTACCTACACAAATTCAAGAGCCAAAGGAGCAGCCCATGAAAAAAACAATGATTGAAGATGGATCAATGGAAAGACAGCAAACtgggaaaaacaattatgttggaAATGGTAGTTTGAAGGCCAAGGAGCAGCCTAGGAAAAGGGTAGTAGTGTCTGGAGATGAGTCAAGGGTAAAAGAGAAACCTTTGAAAAGGATAGTTGTTGAAGATGACTCAAGGGCAAGGCAGGAAAGTGCTAGAAAGAAGTCAAAAAGAACCCCTTTGTGTCCATCAATGTTAATTGATGACTACCttaagaaaaatggaaaagatGTTGAAAACGAGATCCGGAATTTAATTGAAGATGAGGGAGACGTTGTTAtggaagaacaagaagaaaatgTGGATTGTGAAGAAGCTGCTGAAACAAATg AGACAACTAAGAAAAGAACTCGGGGACCAACACTGTGTTTAAAAATATATGCAAGGTCTCTCAAACAACGTGAAGAAGTTACTCTAGACGATGACGGAGATGTAATTGGACCCGATGACAAAACTGTTGCAGAATTTGCCAATTTCCTTGGCTCTATAGCAAGGAATTCAGATTTCTGTCCCTTGATCTATACAAACTTCAAAGAGATGctgaaaaaggaaacaaaaaatgaTCATATGGACCGTAAGGAACGTATATGGAGATTTGTTAAT agGAAGTACATTATTCCTGATGAAGGACAAAAAGTGGTGTTTATTACAATAAATAGGGCTTGGAGACACCATAAGTGcgatatgaaaaaaaaacattttctgaAATACACTAGTATGAAGGAGAGATTAAAAAATCGTCCTGAGAGCATATCTGAAAATCATTTCAAGAAACTGTTGATATATTGGAAAGATAGCAATGTCCAA GCCATTAGCCAAAAAAATGCAGTTAATAGGAGCAAGCAAAAGTTTAGGCATCGTGTGGGACCAACGAACTTTGCTAGAATTCGTGCAAAAATG CGGGCTAAGAAGGATGGAGAAGTCACCCAAGCTGAGGTGTTTATTGAAACTCGCAAAAGTCAAAGAGGAAAAGAAGTTGATGGAGAAACACAAGTTGCTATA AAACATTTCACTCACTATTTGGGAAAGAAAAGCCTGGTAGTGTTCGTTGTCATGGAAAAACTGCCACACCATCATCattaa